In Mercurialis annua linkage group LG5, ddMerAnnu1.2, whole genome shotgun sequence, a single genomic region encodes these proteins:
- the LOC126681951 gene encoding uncharacterized protein LOC126681951, translated as MYNAPRKLHPDKERDKSKYCRFHEGYGHDTDRCWDLKREIEQLIQSGVLKKFVRTEGSAEKRKPEHMEKEEANKRFKEPMGVINMIEGGEPYSKAQKKKIRKGVYSISTRASAKELPLVTFGPEDGRHVQEPHNDALVIKALINNFRVMRILVDEGSAVNLLTLQVFRGIRGSVTDLRQVSVPLVGLGGKPIRPEEMVGLEIILGEAEEGPLKTMTAVFNVVDIPLAYNAILGRPFLYQCGAVTSIRWLTLKIPDEEGIVTVKGSQLAARECNLITEEKGKSLNIEAFPKDPEEEEGDRNAPVGNMREFQITQKKTVMIGTEIPEAVAVEIKSVLQKNGDTFAAEA; from the coding sequence ATGTACAATGCACCCAGGAAGCTACACCCAGATAAAGAGAGAGACAAGAGCAAGTATTGCAGATTCCATGAAGGATATGGCCACGACACAGATAGATGCTGGGACTTGAAGCGGGAGATAGAACAGCTGATCCAGTCAGGAGTGTTGAAGAAGTTTGTACGGACAGAAGGAAGTGCAGAAAAAAGGAAACCGGAACATATGGAAAAAGAAGAGGCAAACAAAAGATTCAAAGAACCTATGGGCGTGATCAACATGATAGAAGGAGGGGAACCCTATTCGAAGgcacagaagaagaagatacgTAAGGGCGTGTACTCGATAAGCACTAGAGCATCCGCAAAGGAGCTGCCGTTAGTCACCTTTGGACCAGAAGATGGAAGACATGTGCAGGAACCGCACAACGATGCGCTAGTAATCAAAGCATTGATTAACAATTTTAGAGTGATGAGGATCCTGGTGGACGAAGGAAGCGCAGTTAACCTCCTTACCTTGCAAGTCTTCAGGGGGATAAGGGGATCAGTAACGGATCTAAGACAGGTTTCCGTGCCGTTGGTTGGATTAGGAGGAAAGCCTATCAGACCGGAAGAGATGGTAGGGCTGGAGATAATTCTGGGAGAAGCAGAAGAAGGGCCACTGAAGACCATGACAGCAGTTTTCAACGTGGTGGATATCCCGTTGGCATACAACGCCATTTTGGGAAGACCTTTCCTATACCAGTGTGGTGCGGTAACCAGCATCAGATGGCTGACACTTAAAATTCCAGACGAAGAAGGGATAGTAACTGTAAAAGGAAGCCAGTTAGCCGCACGAGAATGCAACTTGATCACTGAAGAAAAAGGCAAAAGTCTGAACATCGAAGCGTTCCCTAaagatccagaagaagaagaaggagatagGAACGCCCCAGTAGGCAACATGAGGGAATTCCAAATCACCCAGAAGAAAACAGTGATGATCGGGACAGAAATACCAGAGGCTGTG